The genome window CCTCCCTCGCCCGGGTCGGCGTCCCCCCTCCTGACGAATCGATTCATCACCACCACATTCCTGCTGCGCACACCGCGGCACGAGAGGAAACGACATGACCCTCGACACCCCGATCGCCCCTACCGACAGCCCCGGCGCCGCGACCAGCCACCCGCTCGACCCGCTCTCGGGCCCCGAGATCGAGCGCGCCGCCGCCCTCACCAAGGCCGACCCGCGCTCGACCGAGACCCTGAAGTTCGTGATGATCTCGCTCGAGGAGCCCGCGAAGCCGGCCACGCTCGAGTTCGACCCCACCGACTACCCCGACCGCAAGGCCTTCGTCGTCGCGTACGACGCCGCCGCCAAGCTCATCACCGAGGTGATCGTCAATCTCGCGACCGGTGAGGTGGAGGGGTGGACGCCCGTGCCTGGCCGGTTCCCGTCGTACCTCTCCGACGCGATGATGGGCGTCGAGCTCAAGGTCAAGGAGGACGAGCGCTGGCAGGAGGCGATGCGCAAGCGGGGTGTGGAGGACTTCGACCTCGTCATGGTCGACCCGTGGCCGGCCGGCTACATGGGCCCGCAGGACGCGTTCGAGAACAGCCCGACGATCTGCCGTCCGCTCTCCTTCGTCCGCTCGGCACCCGGCGAGCACGGCTACGCCCGCCCCGTCGAGGGCGTCATCGTCACCTACGACATGGACGCCGAGAAGGTGATCGACGTGGTGGACCACGGCGTCGTGCCGCTCCCGCCGAAGTCCGGCAACTACTCCGAGCACCACGGCATGTTCGACCCGGACAACCGCCCTGCGTTCGAGGGCTTCCGCACCGACGTCAAGGACATCGTCATCACCCAACCCGACGGCCCGAGCTACACCGTCGACGGCTACGGCGTGACCTGGCAGAAGTGGGCATTCCGCGTCGCGTTCAACCCGCGCGAAGGCCTCGTCCTGCACACGATCACCTACAACGACAAGGGCGTCGAGCGTCCCATCATGTATCGCGCCGCGCTCTCGGAGATGGTGGTGCCGTACGGCGACGTCGCACCGACCCACTGGAACAAGAACGTCTTCGACATGGGCGAGGTCGGCATGGGCATGAGCGCCAACCCGCTCACCCTCGGCTGTGACTGCCTCGGCGAGATCTTCTACTTCGACGGCATCGTCAACAACTCCGCCGGCGAGGCGGTGACGATCCCCAACGCGGTCTGCATGCACGAGGAGGACTTCGGCATCGCCTGGAAGCACACCGACTTCCGCACCGAGGAGGTCGAGGTGCGTCGCTCGCGGCGACTGGTGATCTCGATGATCTGCACGGTCGGCAACTATGAGTACGGCTTCTTCTGGTACCTCTACACCGACGGCTCGATCGAGTACGAGGTCAAGCTCAGCGGCGTCCTGACCACCGGCTCGTGGGCCGATGAGGAGAAGCCCAAGTACGGCAACCTGGTCGCGCCCGGGATCTACGGCCCGCACCACCAGCACTTCTTCAACGTCCGGATGGACATGGCGATCGACGGTCCGAACAACACCGTCTACGAGATCGATTCGCTGGTGGAGTCGGCGGACGAGAACCCCTACAACAACGCCTGGTACACGCAGGCGACGCCCATCACGTCGGAGAGGGACGGGGCGCGTGACTGGAAGTGGGAGACCAACCGCTACTGGAAGATCGCCTCGGACAAGGTCAACGAGCTGGGGGAGAAGACCGCCTACAAGCTCGAGCCCCGCGCTGTCGTCGCACCGTTCGTCCAGAAGGGCTCCTACATCTACGACCGGGCACGGTTCGTGCAGAAGCCGGTGTGGGTGACGGCGTACGACCCCGAGGAGATGTACGCCGCCGGCGACTACATGGCGCAGTCGGCCGACATGCAGGGACTGCCGGTCTACCTCGAGGACGACGCTCCGTTGGAGAACACCGACGTGGTGCTCTGGTACACCCTCGGTACGCACCACATCGTGAGGCCTGAGGACTGGCCGGTGATGCCGGTGGCCTACATCGGCTTCCACCTCAAGCCGGTCGGTTTCTTCGACGGCAACCCGGCCCTCGACCTTCCGCCGTCGACGCCTGCCGGCGGGCACTGCAGCATGCACCACGGTCACGGGGCGCCGATCGCGTGATCGGTCTCCTTCCTGCAGTGGGTGGCGCGGCCATGCTGGCCGTCGCCGCCCACTGCGGGCTGCAACTCGTCCGGCTCAGCCGGACGCCCTGTGCCGGAGCCAGGAGTCGTGCCGAGGAGGCGGTGCACTTCCTGATGGCGGTGGCCATGGCGGCGATGTTCCTGCTGCCGCTGTCCCGGCCGTTCGGAGCGGTCCTCCTCTTCGGCGCATTGGCAGGGCTCGGCTGGGCGGCGCTGCGGTTCCTCGCCCGCCCCGGCCTGGTCACCGGCGGCCTCTGCGTGAGCACCCTCGCGATGGCGGTGATGGTCTGGGTGATGCTGCCGCCGCGCACGGGCGCCTCCGCGCCGGTCGAGCAGGCGATGCCGGGCATGCACCATGTCGGCGTACCGACGTCCGGGCTCACGGTGCTGAAGACGCCGCTGTTGTGGCTCTCCCTCACCGTCACCGGGGTACTCGTCGGCGCGCTGCTCTCCCGTGGGCGGGTGCGGGATGCGGTGATGGGGCTCGGCATGGTCGCCATGCTCGGCTCGATGGTCTGAGCGCGGCTCACGCTCGGTAGGCTTGCGCCTCGTTATGAGCGAGCAGAGCAGCGACGTCGAGATCACGTACGACCCGGAAGCCCTCCAGGCCAAGTGGCGCCCGGTGTGGGAGCGGCTCGACCCGTTCAAGGCCGGTGCCCGTGACGGTGCCGAGAAGCGCTACGCGCTCACGATGTTCCCCTACCCGAGCGGTGACCTGCACATGGGTCACGCCGAGGTGATGGCACTGCACGACGTCATCGCGCGCTACTGGTGGCAGAAGGGGTACGACGTCCTCAACCCGATCGGCTGGGACTCCTTCGGCCTGCCCGCCGAGAACGCCGCGATCAAGCGCAACCAACACCCCAGCGAGTTCACCTACGCCAACATCGAGACGCAGGCCGAGTCGTTCAAGCGCTACGCCGTCTCCTTCGACTGGTCGCG of Nocardioides sp. Kera G14 contains these proteins:
- a CDS encoding primary-amine oxidase, whose translation is MTLDTPIAPTDSPGAATSHPLDPLSGPEIERAAALTKADPRSTETLKFVMISLEEPAKPATLEFDPTDYPDRKAFVVAYDAAAKLITEVIVNLATGEVEGWTPVPGRFPSYLSDAMMGVELKVKEDERWQEAMRKRGVEDFDLVMVDPWPAGYMGPQDAFENSPTICRPLSFVRSAPGEHGYARPVEGVIVTYDMDAEKVIDVVDHGVVPLPPKSGNYSEHHGMFDPDNRPAFEGFRTDVKDIVITQPDGPSYTVDGYGVTWQKWAFRVAFNPREGLVLHTITYNDKGVERPIMYRAALSEMVVPYGDVAPTHWNKNVFDMGEVGMGMSANPLTLGCDCLGEIFYFDGIVNNSAGEAVTIPNAVCMHEEDFGIAWKHTDFRTEEVEVRRSRRLVISMICTVGNYEYGFFWYLYTDGSIEYEVKLSGVLTTGSWADEEKPKYGNLVAPGIYGPHHQHFFNVRMDMAIDGPNNTVYEIDSLVESADENPYNNAWYTQATPITSERDGARDWKWETNRYWKIASDKVNELGEKTAYKLEPRAVVAPFVQKGSYIYDRARFVQKPVWVTAYDPEEMYAAGDYMAQSADMQGLPVYLEDDAPLENTDVVLWYTLGTHHIVRPEDWPVMPVAYIGFHLKPVGFFDGNPALDLPPSTPAGGHCSMHHGHGAPIA
- a CDS encoding DUF5134 domain-containing protein, with protein sequence MIGLLPAVGGAAMLAVAAHCGLQLVRLSRTPCAGARSRAEEAVHFLMAVAMAAMFLLPLSRPFGAVLLFGALAGLGWAALRFLARPGLVTGGLCVSTLAMAVMVWVMLPPRTGASAPVEQAMPGMHHVGVPTSGLTVLKTPLLWLSLTVTGVLVGALLSRGRVRDAVMGLGMVAMLGSMV